A genomic window from Chanodichthys erythropterus isolate Z2021 chromosome 1, ASM2448905v1, whole genome shotgun sequence includes:
- the eif4ea gene encoding eukaryotic translation initiation factor 4E-1A isoform X1 has product MATAEPENSTNPPNSEEEKNDENTQEIVILEDYIKHPLQNRWALWFFKNDKSKTWQANLRLISKFDTVEDFWALYNHIQLSSNLMSGCDYSLFKDGIEPMWEDERNKRGGRWLITLSKQQRRADLDRFWLETLLCLVGEAFDDHSDDVCGAVVNVRTKGDKIAIWTTDYENKDAVVHIGRVYKERLGVPPKVIIGYQSHADTATKSGSTTKNKFVV; this is encoded by the exons ATGGCGACTGCTGAACCG GAAAATTCAACAAATCCACCGAattcagaagaagaaaaaaacgaCGAAAATACGCAAGAGATTGTGATTCTTGAAGATTACATTAAACATCCTCTGCAAAACAG ATGGGCTCTTTggttctttaaaaatgacaaaagcaaaaCATGGCAAGCTAATCTCCGTCTCATCTCAAAGTTTGACACAGTGGAAGACTTCTGGGC GTTATACAATCACATTCAGTTATCAAGTAACTTAATGTCAGGATGTGACTACTCCCTCTTCAAG GATGGCATTGAACCTATGTGGGAAGATGAGAGAAATAAGCGGGGCGGCCGCTGGCTGATCACCCTGTCCAAACAGCAGCGCAGAGCCGACCTGGACCGCTTCTGGTTGGAGACG cttTTGTGCCTTGTGGGAGAAGCATTTGATGACCACAGCGATGACGTATGTGGTGCTGTTGTCAACGTCCGAACAAAGGGAGACAAAATAGCGATATGGACGACAGACTATGAGAACAAAGATGCTGTTGTACACATAGG GCGTGTGTACAAGGAAAGATTGGGTGTGCCACCAAAGGTCATCATTGGATACCAGTCACATGCTGACACGGCCACCAAAAGTGGTTCCACCACCAAGAATAAGTTTGTTGTTTAA
- the eif4ea gene encoding eukaryotic translation initiation factor 4E-1A isoform X2, with product MVFVHCKAKQWQKKKKKSRRVICFFFCFFCFFLFFWAGDRWALWFFKNDKSKTWQANLRLISKFDTVEDFWALYNHIQLSSNLMSGCDYSLFKDGIEPMWEDERNKRGGRWLITLSKQQRRADLDRFWLETLLCLVGEAFDDHSDDVCGAVVNVRTKGDKIAIWTTDYENKDAVVHIGRVYKERLGVPPKVIIGYQSHADTATKSGSTTKNKFVV from the exons ATGGTTTTTGTGCATTGTAAAGCAAaacaatggcaaaaaaaaaaaaaaaaatctagaagagtgatctgtttttttttttgttttttttgtttttttttgtttttttgggcgGGGGACAGATGGGCTCTTTggttctttaaaaatgacaaaagcaaaaCATGGCAAGCTAATCTCCGTCTCATCTCAAAGTTTGACACAGTGGAAGACTTCTGGGC GTTATACAATCACATTCAGTTATCAAGTAACTTAATGTCAGGATGTGACTACTCCCTCTTCAAG GATGGCATTGAACCTATGTGGGAAGATGAGAGAAATAAGCGGGGCGGCCGCTGGCTGATCACCCTGTCCAAACAGCAGCGCAGAGCCGACCTGGACCGCTTCTGGTTGGAGACG cttTTGTGCCTTGTGGGAGAAGCATTTGATGACCACAGCGATGACGTATGTGGTGCTGTTGTCAACGTCCGAACAAAGGGAGACAAAATAGCGATATGGACGACAGACTATGAGAACAAAGATGCTGTTGTACACATAGG GCGTGTGTACAAGGAAAGATTGGGTGTGCCACCAAAGGTCATCATTGGATACCAGTCACATGCTGACACGGCCACCAAAAGTGGTTCCACCACCAAGAATAAGTTTGTTGTTTAA
- the adh5 gene encoding alcohol dehydrogenase class-3: MDTTGKVIKCKAAVAWEAGKPLSIEEVEVAPPKAHEVRVKIHATGVCHTDAYTLSGSDPEGLFPVILGHEGAGTVESVGEGVTKFKPGDTVIPLYVPQCGECKFCKNPKTNLCQKIRVTQGQGLMPDNTSRFSCKGKQLFHFMGTSTFSEYTVVAEISLAKVDEHAPLDKVCLLGCGISTGYGAAINTAKVEAGSTCAVFGLGAVGLAVIMGCKSVGASRIIGIDINPDKFEIAKKFGATEFVNPKDHSKPIQEVLVELTDGGVDYSFECIGNVGIMRAALEACHKGWGTSVIIGVAGAGQEISTRPFQLVTGRTWKGTAFGGWKSVESVPKLVNDYMSKKLMVDEFVTHTLPFTQINEAFDLMHAGKSIRTVLQL; the protein is encoded by the exons ATGGACACAACTGGGAAA GTAATCAAATGCAAGGCAGCAGTGGCCTGGGAGGCTGGTAAGCCTCTTTCCATTGAGGAGGTGGAGGTAGCTCCACCTAAAGCCCATGAAGTTCGAGTGAAG aTTCATGCTACAGGTGTGTGTCACACTGATGCCTACACCCTGAGTGGAAGTGACCCTGAGGGCTTGTTTCCTGTCATCCTGGGCCATGAGGGGGCAGGCACTGTTGAGAGTGTTGGCGAAGGGGTCACCAAATTCAAACCAG GTGATACTGTTATTCCGCTGTACGTACCCCAATGTGGAGAGTGCAAGTTTTGTAAAAATCCTAAAACCAACCTGTGTCAGAAAATCAG GGTGACCCAAGGTCAGGGTCTGATGCCCGATAACACCTCCAGGTTCAGCTGTAAAGGAAAGCAGCTCTTCCACTTCATGGGTACCAGCACCTTCTCCGAATACACTGTGGTGGCTGAAATCTCTTTGGCCAAAGTGGATGAACATGCCCCCCTGGACAAAGTGTGTCTGCTGGGCTGTGGCATCTCTACTGGATATGGAGCTGCCATCAATACTGCTAAA GTTGAAGCCGGCTCTACTTGTGCTGTGTTCGGTTTGGGAGCAGTGGGGCTTGCAGTCATAATGGGCTGCAAGTCAGTCGGTGCCTCCAGGATCATTGGCATTGACATCAACCCAGACAAGTTTGAAATTGCCAAGAAGTTCGGAGCCACTGAGTTTGTGAACCCCAAGGACCACAGCAAGCCCATTCAGGAAGTGCTGGTGGAGCTGACAGATGGAGGAGTTGACTATTCCTTTGAATGCATCGGCAATGTTGGCATTATG AGAGCTGCTCTTGAGGCTTGTCACAAAGGCTGGGGGACCAGTGTCATCATTGGAGTGGCAGGGGCAGGCCAAGAAATCTCCACCCGCCCTTTCCAATTGGTCACGGGGCGTACATGGAAAGGCACAGCTTTTGGTG GTTGGAAAAGTGTAGAGAGTGTTCCTAAGCTGGTGAATGACTACATGAGTAAGAAGCTGATGGTGGATGAGTTTGTTACTCACACATTGCCCTTTACCCAGATCAATGAGGCCTTTGACCTGATGCATGCTGGGAAGAG TATCCGGACCGTCCTGCAGCTTTGA
- the gar1 gene encoding H/ACA ribonucleoprotein complex subunit 1, with protein sequence MSFRGGGGRGGGFNRGGGGRGGGFGGGRGGGFGGGRGGGFGGGRGGGFGGGRGGRGGFNRNQDFGPPEYVVAVGEFMHPCEDDIVCKCVTEENKVPYFNAPVYLENKEQIGKVDEIFGQLRDFYFSVKLSENMKASSFKKLQKFYIDPMKLLPLQRFLPRPPGEKGPPRGGRGGGRGGRGGGFRGGRGGNGGGRGGGFGGRGGGGFRGGRGGGGGRGFRGGR encoded by the exons ATGTCATTCCGCGGGGGTGGTGGTCGTGGCGGTGGTTTTAACAGAGGTGGTGGAGGTCGTGGAGGAGGATTCGGAGGTGGTCGTGGAGGTGGATTTGGAGGGGGTCGTGGAGGTGGATTTGGAGGGGGTCGTGGAGGTGGATTTGGAGGGGGTCGAGGTGGCAGAGGTGGATTTAACAGAAATCAAGACTTTGGTCCACCAGAATATGTTGTTG CTGTAGGAGAGTTCATGCACCCTTGTGAGGATGATATTGTCTGTAAATGTGTGACGGAAGAAAACAAAGTCCCCTACTTCAACGCTCCGGTATATCTGGAAAACAAAGAACAGATTGGAAAAGTGGACGAGATCTTTGGACAGCTTCGTGATTTT TATTTTTCAGTCaaactttctgaaaatatgaaggCATCCTCCTTCAAAAAGTTACAGAAG TTCTACATTGATCCCATGAAGCTGCTGCCCCTCCAGAGATTTCTCCCCAGGCCTCCAGGTGAGAAGGGGCCGCCCCGTGGAGgtagaggaggaggaagaggtgGAAGAGGAG GTGGCTTCCGTGGAGGGCGTGGTGGCAATGGTGGTGGTCGTGGAGGAGGATTTGGTGGACGTGGTGGCGGAGGGTTCAGAGGAGGTAGAGGTGGAGGCGGTGGACGTGGATTCAGAG GTGGAAGATGA